From the genome of Pseudarthrobacter sp. NIBRBAC000502772:
TGGCGTCCTTTTTGCCCTGGACTTCCAGGCGGGCCCGCTTCTTCTCCAGGTACGTGGAGTAGTTGCCTTCGTAGGGGTACAGGTGGCCGCGGTCAACCTCGGCGATCCATTCCGCGACGTGGTCGAGGAAGTACCGGTCGTGGGTGACGGCCAGGACTGCGCCGGCGTAGCTGGAGAGGTGCTGTTCCAGCCACAGTACGCTCTCGGCGTCGAGGTGGTTGGTGGGCTCGTCCAGGAGCAGGAGGTCGGGCTTCTGGAGCAGGAGCTTGCAGAGGGCCACGCGGCGGCGCTCACCGCCGGAGAGCAGCGTCACGTCGGCGTCCGCGGGCGGGCAGCGGAGGGCGTCCATGGCTTGCTCGAGCTGGGAGTCGAGATCCCAGGCCTCAGCAGCGTCAATGGCTTCCTGCAGCTGACCCATTTCTTCGAGCAGGACGTCGAAGTCAGCGTCGGGGCTGGCCATTTCCTCGGAGATCTCGTTGAAGCGCTGGATCTTGCCGTAGATCTCGCCAACGCCTTCCTGGACGTTGCCCAGGACAGTCTTTTCCTCGTTCAGTGGCGGTTCCTGCAACAGGATCCCCACGGTGTAGCCGGGGCTGAGCCGGGCCTCACCGTTGGAGGGGATGTCCAGTCCGGCCATGATCTTCAGGATGGTGGACTTACCGGCACCGTTCGGGCCAACAACACCGATTTTGGCGCCCGGGAAGAACGACATGCTTACGTTGTCAAGAATGAGTTTTTCGCCAACTGCCTTGCGGGCATTGGTCATTGTGTAGATAAATTCCGCCATGGTTCCAAATCTAGTGGGTTGGCGGGCTTAACTCACATTCGAGGCGTCAGGCAGCCGCTCCCACGAAACACTTGCCGCTGGCCAGGACCGGCAGAACGATAACGGTGACCTTGCCGTCGCGGACCTGTCCCACCACGCAGTCGGTGCCCTGCAACACAGCGGCCTCAATGGCATCAGCTTCCAGCCCGGTAGGCGTCCGGCTCGCCGACACTTCGAGCGCCGGCGGGGAAATCCCGGCGCCGGTCAGGGCATCTGTCACCTGGGCTGTGGCCGGCTTTGGTGTCCCCGCCGCCAGCTTCCCCAGCGCATCCGTCACAGTCTGTTTCATCGCCACGATGGCCGGATCCTCCGCCGGGGACGTGGCGGCGGGCTGGGTGGAGCCCGTGGTTGCCAGCCCCGAGGGGGTTGCCACTTCGCCGGGCGTGGCAGCGCCAGTGCCGGTCGCCGTTGCGGAGCCGCCGGTGCAGGCCGCAAGCGCAAGAACCATCAGGAGGCTTCCGGCGAGCGCCGCGGGCGCCCGACCCGCAGCTGGCCCAAACCGACGGGAACGGGTGGCCCGGCTGGTGATGGGGGTTGCCTGCCGGGTGTCCGTCGCGCGATTCATGCCGCCATTCTGCCACGCGGCCAAGCCTGGGACGGAACGGTGCCGGCGCGGGCGGACTGCCGGCCCCGGGCCCGCCCGCGTCCCGCGCGGTATCCAGCGCCAGCACTTTCAGACGGTGGCTCCGGCGAGCTCGCCTGTTTCAGCGTCCACCGGAATGCGGTTGCCGTCTGCATCCTCGTGGAAGACTCCCAACGCTGCAGCGTCATCGTCCGTGTGCTCTCCTTCTTCCGGGTCTCCGCCGTCGTCGTCAGGATCAGCGGGGCCGACGCCGCCGCCTTCCGCTGACGCCTCCTGCCCTGCCGCGCCGTTGTCTGAGACGAGGTGCAGTCCGGTATCGCTGGTTCGGATGTAGTTGGCCGAACCACGCTTGAGGTCGTGACCCACGGAATCCGCATCGATTTCGGCCGAATGGTAGACCCGGCCGTCTTTCTCCCAGCTGCGCAGCTTGAGCCGGCCAACGACGATGACGCACTGGCCCTTTTTGATACTGCAGGCCATGTTCCCGGCAAGCTGACGGTAGCCCTGGACGTTGAACCAGTTGGTGTGGCTGTCCACCCAGGTACTGGTGGCACGGTCAAAACGCCGCGCCGTTGAACCGAGGCGGAACGAGGCGGTGCCAACGCCGCCCGGAGTTGTGGAGGTCTTGATATCCGTGGCAACGAAGCCCCGGAATGTTTGGTAGTCAGTCATCATCTTGTCCTGTCTCGAAAGGTAGCGCCTTAGCGGCAGAACCAGCTTCGCGCGGACAGCACCGGGTCGCGAGAGACAAGTTCGCGTATGTGCACAACCCTTCCCGAAACTGCCTTGTTGAGGACAAGTAACCGGCAGCGGGCGACGCTGACGCTGCTGCACGTCGGGGCAATGTAGACTTTTGATGCGCCGGATCCATGGTCGTGGCGCCACGTGCCCCAGTAGCTCAGGGGATAGAGCAGCGGCCTTCTAATCCGCCGGTCGGGGGTTCGATTCCCTCCTGGGGCACAAGTTGTTGAGCCAGCACCTCCGTTACGGATGCGCCGGTCAGCGAAGAACACCCCCGGTCTTCAGACCGGGGGTGTTCTTCGTTGTGTGGCTGGTGTGAAATTGCCGTTTCTCAGGCGTAAGGCAGGACGAGTTCCGCGTAGCGGGCCTTGACGGTTTCCATGACAGCGTCTCCGTCGGCGTCCCAGATCTCCTGGTTGAAGATTTCAACTTCGATGTCCCCGGTGTACCCGGCGTCCCTGACCCAGGTGCTGATCGTGGCGAAGTCTATGACGCCGTCGCCCATAAAGCCCCGGGACAGCAGCGGATCGGCCGCTATGGGCATGTTGAAGTCACACACCTGGTAGGAGGCGATGCGCCCTTCCCTGCCGGCGCGTTCGATCTGCGCCTTCAGCTCCGGGTCCCACCAGACGTGAAACGTGTCGACGGCGATGCCCACGGCCTGCGCATCAAACGGGGTTGCAAGATCCAGGGCCTGGCCCAGGGTCGAAATGACGGCGCGGTCCGCTGCGTACATCGGGTGCAGCGGTTCCAGCACCAGCCGGATGCCCTGCTCCGAGGCGAACGGGACAAGATCGGCAAGGCGGTCGGCAACGCGCTGGCGCGCGGCCACCACATCCTTCTCCCCCGGAGCCAGC
Proteins encoded in this window:
- a CDS encoding single-stranded DNA-binding protein translates to MTDYQTFRGFVATDIKTSTTPGGVGTASFRLGSTARRFDRATSTWVDSHTNWFNVQGYRQLAGNMACSIKKGQCVIVVGRLKLRSWEKDGRVYHSAEIDADSVGHDLKRGSANYIRTSDTGLHLVSDNGAAGQEASAEGGGVGPADPDDDGGDPEEGEHTDDDAAALGVFHEDADGNRIPVDAETGELAGATV
- a CDS encoding sugar phosphate isomerase/epimerase, encoding MTSNSERSPFSRLSLNSATTKKLTLAEVVDGCVRAGIPAIAPWRDRVEEAGLDKAAKLIKDAGLRVSSLCRGGFLTAPDADGQDAALADNRAAVLEAAALDTRELFLVVGGLAPGEKDVVAARQRVADRLADLVPFASEQGIRLVLEPLHPMYAADRAVISTLGQALDLATPFDAQAVGIAVDTFHVWWDPELKAQIERAGREGRIASYQVCDFNMPIAADPLLSRGFMGDGVIDFATISTWVRDAGYTGDIEVEIFNQEIWDADGDAVMETVKARYAELVLPYA